One Streptomyces sp. NBC_00223 genomic window carries:
- a CDS encoding 2-phosphosulfolactate phosphatase produces the protein MDARFLGIADLVEAPSVAVVVDVMRAFTVAAWAFARGAEKIVLAESLDEALALKARHPDWVTLKDGPPAPGFDAVNSPGLLRSVDLGGRTVVQKTTAGTVGALAVKEASLVLCASFVVAEATARLLRTRESDSVTFVVTGEDGQADEDVACAQYIAGRASGAGTDAAEFLHRAAASRAATELAEGVRQGVHPDDVALCLELDRFPFAMVATLDLESSLMVLRQRPVPSPADDAPI, from the coding sequence ATGGACGCTCGTTTCCTTGGCATCGCCGATCTGGTCGAAGCCCCGTCCGTGGCGGTCGTGGTCGACGTCATGCGTGCTTTCACCGTGGCTGCCTGGGCCTTTGCCCGGGGGGCCGAAAAGATCGTTCTCGCCGAGTCGCTGGACGAGGCCCTGGCCCTCAAGGCTCGCCACCCGGACTGGGTGACGCTCAAAGACGGTCCGCCCGCGCCCGGATTCGACGCCGTCAACTCACCGGGCCTGCTGCGGTCTGTTGACCTTGGCGGACGGACCGTTGTGCAGAAAACCACGGCAGGGACGGTCGGCGCCCTTGCGGTCAAGGAAGCGTCGCTGGTGCTGTGCGCGAGCTTCGTAGTGGCGGAGGCAACGGCCCGGCTCTTGCGGACGCGCGAGAGCGACAGCGTCACGTTCGTGGTCACCGGCGAGGACGGACAGGCCGATGAAGACGTGGCGTGCGCTCAATACATCGCTGGGCGCGCTTCCGGGGCCGGTACGGATGCTGCCGAGTTCCTCCACCGTGCTGCCGCGTCGCGCGCCGCCACCGAACTGGCGGAGGGTGTGCGTCAAGGAGTCCATCCCGATGACGTCGCACTCTGTCTTGAGCTCGACCGGTTCCCCTTCGCCATGGTGGCGACCTTGGACTTGGAAAGTTCGCTCATGGTCCTGCGTCAGCGCCCGGTGCCCTCGCCGGCCGACGACGCCCCGATCTGA
- a CDS encoding response regulator transcription factor translates to MTASPVRLLLADDHPVVRAGLRAVLETEPGFTVVADVPTAEEAVTLAADPGLAVDVVLMDLRFGGQMLGSRATAAITARDGAPRVLILTTYDTDADILAGIEAGAAGYLLKDAPPEELAAAVRTAAAGKSALAPAVALRLMDRMREPATTLTPRETEILQLVADGLSNAAISRQLFLSQATVKSHLAHIYTKLGADSRTSAVATAAAQGLIRR, encoded by the coding sequence ATGACCGCCTCCCCCGTCCGGCTGCTGCTCGCCGACGACCACCCCGTGGTACGGGCCGGACTGCGCGCCGTGCTGGAGACCGAACCCGGCTTCACCGTCGTGGCCGATGTGCCGACCGCCGAAGAGGCCGTCACCCTGGCCGCGGACCCCGGCCTCGCCGTCGACGTGGTGCTGATGGACCTCCGGTTCGGCGGGCAGATGCTCGGCTCCCGGGCGACGGCCGCGATCACCGCCCGCGACGGCGCGCCGCGTGTGCTGATCCTGACCACCTACGACACCGACGCCGACATCCTCGCCGGCATCGAAGCCGGAGCCGCCGGCTATCTCCTCAAGGACGCCCCGCCCGAGGAACTCGCCGCCGCCGTACGCACCGCGGCGGCCGGGAAATCCGCCCTCGCTCCGGCCGTCGCTCTGCGGCTGATGGACCGTATGCGCGAGCCCGCCACCACACTGACCCCGCGCGAAACCGAGATCCTCCAGCTGGTGGCCGACGGCCTGTCCAACGCCGCCATCAGCAGACAGCTCTTCCTCAGCCAGGCCACCGTCAAATCCCATCTGGCCCACATCTACACCAAGCTCGGCGCCGACTCCCGCACCTCCGCCGTCGCCACCGCGGCCGCCCAGGGCCTCATCCGCCGCTGA
- a CDS encoding sensor histidine kinase: MRDVVGDPSPTPTPTPNPTPTPTPALRVLRICLHLMVAGLLALAAVRAVVGGAANAPGVVAAACALAVVYGIGPLLWPVRPRAAAAAWWLAAVTATWAVLLALTSDGVWLAFPLFFVQLHLLPRRWALAAVAVTTALAIAGFGGHTRTFDVGAVVGPALGAAVAVAVVFGYQALYRESEQRRRLIEELTATRGELAAAEHAAGVLAERERLAREIHDTLAQGLSSIQLLLRAAERAQLSGRPERALGHVRQARQAAVDNLAEARRFVRALSPPGLEAGSLPAALERLCATLARTSSLTVRCRISGTPVDLPTPYEVALLRVAQSALANTVQHAHAGHVETTLSYMDTEIALDVVDDGRGFDPGTLPVPGSNESGSGFGLAAMRARAQALHGALTLETAPGQGTALAVTLPLPAREGTDA; encoded by the coding sequence ATGAGAGACGTGGTGGGCGATCCTTCCCCGACCCCGACCCCGACCCCGAACCCGACCCCGACCCCGACCCCGGCGTTGCGCGTGCTGCGGATCTGCCTGCACCTGATGGTCGCCGGCCTGCTGGCCCTGGCAGCTGTGCGGGCGGTCGTCGGCGGCGCCGCGAACGCCCCGGGGGTGGTCGCCGCGGCCTGCGCGCTCGCGGTGGTCTACGGCATCGGACCCCTGCTGTGGCCCGTACGGCCCCGGGCGGCGGCCGCGGCCTGGTGGCTGGCGGCCGTCACGGCCACCTGGGCGGTGCTGCTCGCGCTCACCTCTGACGGCGTCTGGCTGGCCTTCCCGCTGTTCTTCGTCCAACTGCACCTGCTGCCGCGGCGCTGGGCCCTGGCCGCCGTCGCGGTCACCACCGCGCTGGCGATCGCCGGGTTCGGCGGGCACACCCGCACCTTCGACGTCGGCGCCGTGGTGGGCCCCGCGCTGGGCGCCGCTGTCGCCGTCGCGGTGGTGTTCGGCTACCAGGCCCTGTACCGGGAGAGCGAGCAGCGCCGGCGTCTCATCGAGGAGCTGACCGCGACACGCGGCGAGCTGGCCGCGGCCGAGCACGCCGCCGGGGTCCTGGCCGAGCGCGAACGCCTCGCACGCGAGATCCACGACACCCTCGCCCAGGGCCTGTCCTCCATCCAGCTGCTGCTGCGGGCCGCCGAACGCGCCCAGTTGTCCGGCCGGCCCGAGAGGGCGCTGGGCCATGTCCGCCAGGCCCGTCAGGCCGCCGTCGACAACCTCGCCGAGGCCAGGCGGTTCGTGCGGGCCCTGAGCCCGCCCGGTCTGGAGGCCGGAAGCCTGCCCGCCGCGCTGGAGCGGCTGTGCGCCACCCTCGCCCGTACCTCTTCCCTGACCGTCCGCTGCCGGATCTCCGGCACCCCCGTCGACCTGCCCACCCCGTACGAGGTCGCGCTGCTGCGGGTGGCCCAGTCCGCGCTGGCCAACACGGTCCAGCACGCGCACGCCGGCCATGTCGAGACGACCCTGAGCTACATGGACACCGAGATCGCCCTGGACGTCGTCGACGACGGACGCGGCTTCGACCCCGGCACTCTCCCTGTACCGGGGTCGAACGAGTCCGGCTCCGGCTTCGGGCTGGCCGCCATGCGCGCCCGCGCCCAGGCCCTGCACGGCGCCCTCACCCTGGAAACCGCCCCCGGCCAGGGCACCGCGCTGGCCGTCACCCTCCCGCTGCCCGCCCGCGAAGGAACCGACGCATGA